A genomic stretch from Clavelina lepadiformis chromosome 5, kaClaLepa1.1, whole genome shotgun sequence includes:
- the LOC143458832 gene encoding uncharacterized protein LOC143458832 isoform X2, producing MVLRNASGTITFPVIEECNNNTMLPGVWEWKIPLREGEFAYLQFEETSIKCQYGLLEIETSETKALVCEPSKPGNYLSTTTVNVSMQRNTANCSLARIFFNYSRFDFHLTMSSRHVKPGKSVQFTARLNGENSLKDLLSHCLLEDEGKITKTVQTSLSTLTFTTQCSYQYPGRYSVWAKCIFHAGGADFRTEALNLYVECGLSPSTLQVSYEEFNVTFLNPVDLVFHHRYCFPISYALLLDDVIYIPQNHKIQSFDVKKFLLNQVEKFNFKLNLSMQQLLGPGIHNVELLLQNNVSSVIFSTPITLNEEIKDFKLTVKEYVGFHPHYFIINATVSRGAPISLSVQIKSIESNLSHLIGSLICPRDCHSMVVKTNLTQPGIYRIEAKAKNNISQSSSWTLIEALPQIYNVYISSLKPIPSYSRNYVYAFVRGDIADYLMTIYLQGRPENHSFTISKLEYDHKDLPSLPFNTKSYKLIKVERVLYHIGMQQVTGFIRNSKQSFPFVGWVDVLETSSCLENLRIRDGNYRGGFEKALKVFDYLTFSVDFKFTCKNISEVRYKWLVFPVATDMDMATYTYEVEFEKESFDPELIIRADTLSPGLYVIKVKVTSENVTSNVLEGKLKDYSLIEIPKRKLHFVILGGNVIQADNNMTVLRFESLIDYNKYRQHISYNWFCSIKQEELPARTVMGKIQRKDSCFDWHTLWVTSDHVMEISMNELRQSEHYYIRLIISGPHYDATFADQKFVVQARRAPIVNLKCWSNCEKYFSPHLSIILQLECDDCLRRKWTLSPNPGHQLPLCDDQEFCKLNASLLIPSTNVTGTGYNIHGENSSVTIFLNALSSHSGGSCIVLPRMGSAYITKFNVTCAGYIEGKYQLMYKFFLQDKGHRYLLQYGFDPVLYDIILPPGRSSNDVTIVVELCTPDQSCVEENLFVTLVDNYDVNDDVMNELDAALLSNNLQKIAQFVLVLSSTNKLNQSKRKEIISKMAEYPMLLLEPVKQVADVISHVTNNPKLLEETQLQDVQDILDRVESFVPFSASRYDDVNSIVRSCMTTTSQLMRLVRFYPFKNEENLRMNRLGKLLMASLTPGEDAISFETESVEGRMIKLNNHVTNPFDANTSFVQLSNLQSHITDDVINIEIFRYNSTSANFSPFDLKVDSVTSVSITTGWRDELPISKEIAKNLKLEFSLPQQPDKSKIWLRVKSECDGSACRSTAIGSAFIDVEGDSSGSMEATILNIVVGNYEGRVKKMKMFLTLVGQVITMARKEFDKEATHYRWITKAPFVGFGSYNVTIRADLGPGYYRAGTITSAVFSVWALQCLHWFDAKNGWKDSLCKAHEDTVSGMVVCQCGHYPVTRVVWTQGHKRSTDEFTRAPSLLASKLLVFPNKLDYNEISSNMWQRFLENPIVLSMLFVLYSLYGLGLIWARSKDRQVEAEDLCVEVPDNSPFDKYRYIVTIYTGSRRNSGTSAVVCLRLVGNMATSSAHVIQHHTKILNRGSVKSFLITTSECLGDITAIRLWHDNGGHSPEWFLQRVVVRDLEKNHCWFFLCNRWFKHVIDHVVPAARTKDLHNTRTLFPLRLENHLRDRYLWYAFYGMRPWQRHVMGRIEMLSCCLMITLMIMLTALMFHGNNHAQQGLLLAVGNYTFQWWHVAVGIESALLSSPATFLITTMFRRSQRPHKSLLTDSKSVDDEESNVNDEQNPVSHHPNVADGSKEENLKLELFHEQLPVDNKTHLRVKPNRETCVVEVAETSQHVMGEDRRVYHHQRKEATGKMNQKEKRKLKKESPKTDHHDERKIHHRLKPYGKNRAFEVAGTSQQVLNEEHRVHHHRRKESNKELDQKERQKLNKESPKKQHRGESKIHHKERLKWVKELLLRKQHRGESKSHRGVKPHGENPAIEAAGTSQQVLSEKHQVHHHRRKESNNELDQKVRLKLNKESPKKGHRGESKILSKVKHHGEAPAIEVADTSRHVLSEERRVYHHQRKEASDEMDHKPRQKLVKEFPKKQHRGEKSHKSHQGVKPHCENPAFEVAEISRHNLIEDRRVYHRQRKEANDKMDKKERRKLKKESPKKDHRGERKSPRGVKPHGESPANTVAHTSQHVLSEKHRVHHHQRKESTNELDQKERLKWMIELLLHKPHHDDNKIQLGAKAHGKNPAIEVADTSRHLLSEDRRVHHHQRKKTTENMDPKERRKLKKESLKKQRRGESKNLGVKLHGETPANTVAHNLQRVLNEKHQVIHHQNKEMNDELDQKERLKWMIERLLHEDHPDENKSHQGVKPHGENLAIEVADTSQRLLSGKHEVHHHQRKELNDELDQKERRKLKKESPKKDHRGESKILSKVKHNGEAPAIEVADTSRHVLSEERRVNHHQRKEASDEIDHKPRQKLVKEFPKKQHRGDKSHKSHQGVRPHGENPAFEVADTSRHDLIEDRRVYHHQRKEANDKMDKKERRKLKKEFLSKHHRGESDDFQAFQAYRNNMKSFHLYHMAAFTDYLTKCLLSICTFFTMLYTVKVMEGHPIFDLMHATIHRAKLEVLGLSLYIFFLYIAFCHVGLVLFGRSKDFSSVSKAMQSVVGFSMEAFTSTNLLRAYPIRGSIFLLLILFIFIKIFVNFFAAVLENTFRELKLLRRERLTRQHLMSFGRKHIRTVFTIRDEISERFKKLRSKRKVE from the exons ATGGTTCTACGAAATGCAAGTGGAACAATCACATTCCCAGTCATAGAGGAATGTAATAACAACACCATGTTGCCTGGTGTTTGGGAGTGGAAAATTCCTTTGAGGGAGGGAGAATTTGCATATTTGCAGTTCGAAGAAACGTCTATCAA ATGCCAATATGGACTTCTAGAGATTGAAACAAGTGAAACAAAAGCATTAGTATGTGAACCTAGCAAACCTGGAAACTACTTATCCACAACAACTGTTAATGTTTCTATGCAAAGAAATACAGCAAACTGTAGTTTAGCcagaatttttttcaactATTCCCGATTTG ACTTTCATCTAACAATGAGCAGCCGCCATGTCAAACCTGGAAAATCTGTTCAATTTACTGCTCGACTAAATGGAGAAAATAGTTTGAAAGATTTATTATCACATTGTTTACTGGAGGATGAAGGAAAAATCACTAAAACAGTGCAGACAAGTCTTTCAACATTGACCTTCACAACGCAGTGTTCATATCAATATCCGGGAAGATATTCAGTATGGgctaaatgcatttttcatGCTGGAGGTGCTGATTTTAGAACAGAAGCCTTgaacctttatgtggaatgcGGCTTGTCACCTTCAACATTACAAGTCTCCTATGAAGAATTTAACGTAACATTCCTGAACCCGGTTGACCTTGTCTTTCATCACAGATATTGTTTTCCTATTTCATATGCACTATTGTTAGATGATGTTATATACATACCACAGAAccataaaatacaaagtttCGATGTGAAGAAATTTTTACTGAATCAGGTagaaaaattcaattttaaactGAACTTATCAATGCAGCAATTACTTGGCCCAGGAATACACAATGTTGAAttattgttacaaaacaatgtttccTCTGTGATTTTTTCCACACCAATTACTTTGAATGAAGAAATCAAAGATTTTAAGCTGACAGTAAAAGAGTACGTTGGTTTTCATCCCCATTATTTCATCATAAATGCGACGGTGAGTCGAGGAGCACCAATAAGTCTTTCAGTTCAAATCAAATCGATCGAAAGCAACTTGTCACACCTCATTGGTTCTTTAATTTGCCCACGAGATTGTCACTCAATGGTGGTAAAGACAAATCTAACACAACCAGGAATATACAGAATTGAAGCAAAAGCGAAAAACAACATCTCTCAATCATCGTCATGGACACTCATAGAAGCATTACCACAGATATACAATGTGTATATTTCGTCGTTGAAGCCTATCCCTAGCTACAGCAGAAATTATGTGTATGCATTTGTTAGAGGTGACATTGCTGATTACCTGATGACGATATACTTACAAGGAAGACCAGAGAACCACAGTTTCACCATTTCCAAGTTGGAATATGATCACAAAGATCTGCCCAGTCTCCCATTTAATACCAAATCTTACAAATTGATCAAAGTTGAACGAGTTTTATACCACATTGGAATGCAGCAGGTCACTGGTTTTATCAGAAATTCAAAACAGTCATTTCCTTTCGTGGGATGGGTTGACGTGTTGGAGACGTCATCATGCTTGGAGAATCTGAGAATTCGTGATGGGAACTACCGAGGGGGGTTTGAAAAAGCATTGAAAGTCTTTGATTATTTGACCTTCAGTGTAGATTTTAAATTCACATGCAAGAATATTTCTGAGGTCAGATATAAATGGTTGGTGTTCCCAGTGGCAACAGATATGGACATGGCAACATATACATATGAAGTTGAGTTTGAGAAGGAGTCATTTGATCCAGAACTTATCATCAGAGCTGATACATTGTCACCCGGCTTGTATGTCATAAAGGTTAAAGTTACCAGTGAGAACGTGACAAGCAATGTGTTGGAGGGAAAACTCAAAGATTATAGTTTGATAGAAATTCCCAAAAGAAAGTTACATTTTGTGATCTTAGGAGGAAATGTGATCCAGGCTG ACAACAACATGACAGTCCTAAGATTTGAATCTTTAATTGATTACAACAAATATCGTCAACACATCAGCTACAACTGGTTTTGCTCCATCAAGCAAGAAGAGCTTCCGGCAAGGACAGTGATGGGGAAAATACAGAGaaaag ATTCCTGCTTTGATTGGCACACTCTCTGGGTGACCAGTGATCATGTGATGGAAATATCCATGAATGAACTCAGACAAAGTGAACATTATTACATCCGATTAATCATATCTGGACCCCATTATGATGCAACATTCGCAGATCAGAAATTTGTTGTTCAAGCAAGACGAGCCCCGATTGTTAATTTAAA ATGTTGGTCCAATTGTGAGAAGTACTTTTCTCCTCACCTGTCAATCATTCTACAATTAGAGTGCGATGATTGTTTACGTCGTAAATGGACATTGTCGCCAAATCCTGGACATCAACTGCCACTGTGTGATGATCAGGAGTTTTGCAAACTAAATGCATCGTTACTTATTCCATCAACAAATGTCACAGGAACAG GTTACAATATTCACGGAGAGAACTCCTCAGTGACCATTTTCCTCAACGCTCTATCTTCTCATAGTGGTGGTAGCTGCATTGTTTTGCCTAGGATGGGAAGTGCGTATATCACCAAGTTTAATGTCACATGTGCTGGTTACATAGAAGGCAAATACCAACTGATGTACAAGTTTTTCCTCCAAGACAAAG GCCATCGATATCTTCTACAATATGGATTTGATCCAGTTCTCTATGACATCATACTTCCACCTGGACGTTCAtctaatgacgtcacaattgtcGTAGAATTATGCACTCCCGACCAATCGTGTGTTGAGGAAAATCTCTTTGTCACTTTGGTtgataattatgacgtcaacgaTGATGTAATGAATGAACTGGACGCAGCGTTGTTAAGTAACAATCTGCAGAAGATTGCTCAGTTTGTTCTCGTCTTATCGTCAACCAACAAACTCAACCAATCAAAG AGAAAGGaaataatttccaaaatgGCGGAATATCCCATGTTGTTGTTGGAGCCGGTGAAACAAGTTGCCGATGTAATAAGCCACGTAACAAACAATCCTAAACTTCTAGAAGAAACTCAATTg CAAGATGTGCAGGACATCCTGGATCGAGTGGAGAGCTTTGTTCCATTTTCTGCCAGTCGATATGATGATGTAAACTCCATTGTGAGGTCATGTATGACTACGACATCACAATTGATGAGACTTGTTCGATTTTATCCTTTCAAG aatgaagaaaatttgcGAATGAATCGTCTGGGAAAGTTGCTCATGGCATCATTGACTCCCGGTGAGGATGCGATATCCTTTGAAACTGAATCTGTCGAAGGAAGAATGATCAAGTTAAACAATCATGTCACGA aTCCCTTCGACGCTAACACCTCGTTCGTACAACTTTCTAACTTGCAGTCGCATATAactgatgatgtcatcaatATCGAG atttttcGTTATAACTCAACCTCAGCCAACTTCAGTCCATTTGATCTAAAAGTTGATTCTGTGACGTCAGTCAGCATAACGACAGGTTGGAGGGACGAGCTCCCCATCAGTAAAGAAATAGCAAAGAATCTAAAGTTAGAGTTCAGCCTGCCTCAACAGCCCGATAAGAGCAAGATATGGCTGAGGGTTAAAAGTGAATGTGACGGCTCAGCATGCCGTAGCACTGCCATTGGCTCTGCCTTCATAGACGTTGAGGGAGATTCGAGTGGTTCGATGGAAGCGACGATTCTAAACATTGTTGTGGGAAACTATGAAGGCAGAGTtaaaaagatgaaaatgttCCTGACCCTTGTAGGCCAAGTAATAACCATGGCTAGAAAGGAGTTTGACAAGGAAG CAACACATTATCGATGGATCACAAAGGCGCCCTTTGTAGGATTTGGATCCTACAATGTTACCATTCGTGCTGACCTGGGTCCAGGCTACTACCGTGCCGGAACCATTACATCGGCCGTGTTCTCTGTTTGGGCCTTGCAGTGTCTTCACTGGTTTGATGCCAAGAATGGCTGGAAAGACAGCCTCTGCAAG GCTCATGAGGACACGGTTTCCGGCATGGTTGTGTGCCAATGTGGTCACTACCCTGTTACAAGGGTGGTCTGGACCCAGGGTCATAAAAGAAGCACGGATGAGTTTACAAGGGCGCCTTCGCTGCTCGCGTCGAAATTGTTGGTTTTCCCCAACAAACTTGACTACAATGAG ATCTCATCCAACATGTGGCAGCGCTTCTTAGAAAATCCGATTGTCTTGTCCATGTTGTTCGTGCTCTATTCTTTGTATGGGCTCGGACTAATATGGGCGAGATCAAAAGACCGGCAAGTGGAGGCAGAG gaTCTGTGTGTGGAAGTCCCGGACAATAGTCCTTTCGATAAATATCGTTACATCGTGACGATTTATACCGGAAGTCGACGAAATTCTGGAACTTCTGCTGTAGTCTGCCTCCGACTCGTTGGAAATATGGCCACCAGTAGTGCTCATGTCATTCag CACCACACAAAGATTTTGAACAGGGGAAGTGTGAAATCGTTCCTTATTACCACGTCAGAGTGTCTTGGAGACATCACTGCAATTCGCTTGTGGCACGATAATGGCGGACACAGCCCAGAGTG GTTCCTCCAGAGGGTTGTGGTAAGAGACCTGGAGAAAAATCATTGCTGGTTCTTCCTTTGCAACCGCTGGTTCAAGCATGTCATAGACCACGTGGTCCCTGCTGCACGAACCAAAGACCTGCACAACACGAGGACATTGTTCCCCTTGAGGTTGGAAAATCACCTCAGAGACAG ATATCTTTGGTACGCATTCTATGGAATGCGCCCGTGGCAACGTCATGTGATGGGAAGGATAGAAATGTTATCGTGTTGTCTCATGATAACCTTGATGATCATGCTCACCGCGTTAATGTTCCACGGGAACAACCACGCGCAGCAGGGACTGCTCTTAGCCGTCGGTAATTACACTTTTCAGTGGTGGCACGTGGCTGTCG GAATCGAGAGCGCTCTGTTGTCATCTCCAGCAACGTTTCTCATAACAACAATGTTTCGCCGATCGCAACGGCCGCATAAATCATTGCTAACTGACTCAAAAAGTGTCGATGACGAAGAAAGTAATGTAAATGATGAACAAAATCCGGTCTCACATCATCCAAATGTAGCAGATGGAAGCAAAGAGGAAAATCTGAAATTGGAACTTTTTCATGAACAACTTCCAGTTGACAATAAAACTCATCTCAGAGTAAAACCTAATCGAGAAACTTGTGTCGTTGAAGTTGCTGAGACTTCACAACATGTTATGGGTGAAGACCGTCGAGTTTATCATCATCAACGCAAAGAAGCAACTGGCAAGATgaatcaaaaagaaaaacgaaaactGAAGAAAGAATCTCCCAAGACAGACCATCATGACGAGAGAAAAATCCACCATAGATTGAAACCTTATGGTAAAAACCGTGCCTTTGAAGTAGCTGGGACTTCACAACAAGTTTTGAATGAAGAGCATCGAGTACATCATCACCGACGCAAAGAATCAAACAAAGAGCTGGATCAAAAAGAAAGACAGAAGCTGAATAAAGAATCTCCCAAGAAACAGCATCGTGGCGAGAGCAAAATCCACCATAAGGAGAGACTAAAGTGGGTGAAAGAACTCCTCCTACGAAAACAACATCGTGGTGAGAGCAAAAGTCATCGGGGAGTAAAGCCGCATGGTGAAAACCCTGCCATTGAAGCTGCTGGGACTTCACAACAAGTTTTGAGTGAGAAGCATCAAGTACATCATCACCGACGCAAAGAATCAAACAACGAGCTGGATCAAAAAGTGAGACTAAAGCTGAATAAAGAATCTCCCAAGAAAGGTCATCGTGGTGAGAGCAAAATTCTTTCTAAAGTGAAACATCATGGTGAAGCCCCTGCCATTGAAGTTGCTGATACTTCACGGCATGTTTTGAGTGAAGAGCGTCGAGTGTATCATCATCAACGCAAAGAGGCAAGTGATGAGATGGATCATAAACCAAGACAAAAGTTGGTAAAAGAATTTCCCAAGAAACAACATCGTGGGGAAAAAAGTCATAAAAGTCATCAGGGAGTAAAACCGCATTGTGAAAATCCTGCTTTTGAAGTTGCTGAGATTTCACGACATAATTTGATTGAAGACCGTCGAGTGTATCATCGTCAACGTAAAGAAGCGAATGACAAGATGGATAAAAAAGAGAGAAGAAAGCTGAAAAAAGAATCTCCTAAGAAAGATCATCGTGGCGAGAGGAAAAGTCCTCGGGGTGTAAAGCCGCATGGTGAAAGTCCTGCCAACACAGTTGCTCATACTtcacagcatgttttgagcgAAAAGCATCGAGTACATCATCATCAACGCAAAGAATCAACCAACGAGCTGGATCAAAAAGAGAGACTAAAGTGGATGATAGAACTACTCCTCCATAAACCGCATCATGATGACAACAAAATTCAACTGGGAGCAAAAGCTCATGGTAAAAACCCTGCCATTGAAGTTGCTGATACTTCGCGGCATCTTTTAAGTGAAGACCGTCGagttcatcatcatcaacgcaaaaaaacaactgaaaatATGGATCCGAAAGAGAGAAGAAAGCTGAAGAAAGAATCTCTGAAAAAACAGCGTCGTGGAGAGAGCAAAAATCTGGGTGTAAAGCTGCATGGTGAAACTCCTGCCAACACAGTTGCTCATAATTTACAGCGTGTTTTGAATGAAAAGCATCAGGTAATTCAtcatcaaaacaaagaaatgaatgATGAGCTGGATCAAAAAGAGAGGCTAAAGTGGATGATAGAACGTCTTCTCCATGAAGACCATCCTGATGAGAACAAAAGTCATCAGGGAGTAAAACCGCACGGTGAAAATCTTGCCATTGAAGTTGCTGATACTTCACAGCGTCTTTTGAGTGGAAAGCATGAAGTACATCATCATCAACGCAAAGAATTGAATGATGAGCTGGATCAAAAAGAGAGACGAAAGCTGAAGAAAGAATCTCCCAAGAAAGATCATCGTGGTGAGAGCAAAATCCTCTCTAAAGTGAAACATAATGGTGAAGCCCCTGCCATTGAAGTTGCTGATACTTCACGACATGTTTTGAGTGAAGAGCGTCGAGTAAATCATCATCAACGCAAAGAAGCAAGTGATGAGATAGATCATAAACCAAGACAAAAGTTGGTAAAAGAATTTCCCAAGAAACAACATCGTGGCGATAAAAGTCATAAAAGTCATCAGGGAGTAAGACCGCATGGTGAAAATCCTGCTTTTGAAGTTGCTGATACTTCACGACATGATTTGATTGAAGACCGTCGAGTGTATCATCATCAACGCAAAGAAGCGAATGACAAGATGGATAAAAAAGAGAGACGAAAGCTGAAGAAAGAGTTTCTCAGTAAACACCATCGGGGTGAGAGTGATGATTTTC AAGCGTTCCAAGCTTACAGGAATAACATGAAATCTTTCCATCTCTACCACATGGCTGCTTTCACAGATTACCTCACAAAATGCCTTTTGTCCATTTGTACTTTCTTCACGATGCTGTACACCGTCAAG GTCATGGAAGGTCATCCAATTTTTGATCTCATGCACGCCACCATACATAGAGCAAAGCTTGAAGTCCTAGGTCTTTCACTCTACATATTTTTCCTCTACATCGCTTTCTGCCATGTTG GGTTGGTGCTTTTTGGAAGAAGCAAAGATTTCAGCAGTGTGAGCAAAGCTATGCAATCT GTTGTGGGCTTTTCCATGGAAGCGTTTACGTCAACAAACCTTCTTCGTGCTTATCCAATCAGAGGAAGCATTTTCCTCCTgttaattttgttcattttcataaaaatatttgtgaatttttttgcTGCGGTTTTGGAAAACACCTTCCGAGAGTTGAAGTTGCTCAGACGTGAGCGCTTAACTCGCCAACACCTCATGTCTTTCGGAAGAAAACATATCAg GACCGTGTTCACGATCCGTGACGAAATTTCAGAGAGATTCAAAAAACTACGAAGCAAGAGAAAAGTCGAATAG